In Streptococcus pneumoniae, the sequence AAAACTTCCGCAAGGAAGGAGCCACCATGCTAGCAGCCAGCATTCACCTGTCACGTGGGACACCTTATATCTACATGGGTGAGGAAATCGGGATGATTGACCCAGACTATGATTCTATGGCTGATTACGTGGATGTCGAATCGCTTAATGCCTATCAGATGCTCCTAGAAGAAGGAAAGAGTCAGCAAGAAGCCTTCCAGATTATTCAAGCTAAGTCGCGTGATAATTCACGCATTCCCATGCAGTGGGATGCTTCGGAAAATGCAGGATTTTCAACAGGCACTCCTTGGTTGAAAGCTGGTAAATCCTATAAAGACATCAATGTAGAAAATGAAATCCAGGGTCCGATTTTTACCTTCTATCAAGACTTGATTCGACTGCGTAAGGAAATGCCAATCATTTCAGAAGGAAGTTACAAACCAGCCTTTGAAGATAGCAAACAAGTCTACGCTTTTGAACGCCAGTTTGAGGATCAAAAGTTACTAGTGCTCAATAACTTTTATGCTAAAGAAGTGGAAATCGACTTGCCAGCAGTCTACCAAAATGGACAGATTTTGATTTCAAACTATGAAGATGCAGAAGTGTCTGAGAAAATTCTACTAAAACCCTATCAAACACTGGCTATTTATGTAAATTAAACTTAGCAAGGGGACCTCTTTTTCAGAAAAGCAGGGTTCTTTTTGCTGTCTATTCCATCCCTGAAAGTGTAGAACAAACTGGTCAGGGTGGCTAGTTTGTGGTATAATGAAAGGGACTCAAAAAGAAACAGGAGAAAAATGATGGATTTACTTTTAGCAATTGTATTGATTGTGCTAGCTTTTCTAGGAGGAGCTCTTGGAGGAATGTACTTGGTTCGTAAGCAAATCGAAAAAGAATTTGCTGACAACCCACGTTTGAATGCTGAAGCAGTTCGTACTCTTTTGAGTGCAAATGGTCAAAAACCAAGCGAAGCTAAGGTACAACAAGTTTACCACCAAATCATCCGCCAACAAAAGGCAGCCCTTGCTAACAATAAAAAGAAAAAATAAATAAGGAAAAGTCTGGGATGAAAGTTCCAGACTTCTCACTATGTTGGTTATGGTTTAGGGATGAGACTTTTTCCTTGCATTCTATTGATATTTGATTATGATTAAGAGAGAGGTAGTTGACATTCTATCAAGCTGTCGGTCAGTTCGTTCAGTACAAGGAATCATAATGAACGATCAATCAGAAAAAAGACTAGAAAGAAGACTGTATGGATAATCGACCAATTGGTTTTTTGGATTCGGGTGTCGGGGGCTTGACCGTTGTGCGCGAGCTCATGCGCCAGCTTCCCCATGAAGAAATCGTCTATATTGGAGATTCGGCGCGGGCGCCCTATGGCCCCCGTCCAGCTGAGCAAATTCGTGAATATACTTGGCAGCTGGTCAACTTTCTCTTGACCAAGGATGTCAAAATGATTGTCATTGCTTGTAACACTGCGACTGCGGTCGTCTGGGAAGAAATCAAGGCTCAACTAGATATTCCTGTCTTGGGTGTAATTTTGCCAGGAGCTTCGGCAGCCATCAAGTCCAGTCAAGGTGGGAAAATCGGAGTGATTGGAACGCCCATGACGGTACAATCAGACATATACCGTCAGAAAATCCATGATCTGGATCCCGACTTACAGGTGGAGAGCTTGGCCTGTCCCAAGTTTGCTCCCTTGGTTGAGTCAGGTGCCCTGTCAACCAGTGTTACCAAGAAGGTGGTCTATGAAACCCTGCGTCCCTTGGTTGGAAAGGTGGATAGCCTGATTTTGGGCTGTACTCATTATCCACTCCTTCGCCCTATTATCCAAAATGTCATGGGGCCAAAGGTTCAGCTCATCGATAGTGGGGCAGAGTGCGTACGGGATATCTCAGTCTTACTCAATTATTTTGAAATCAATCGTGGTCGCGATGCTGGACCACTCCATCACCGTTTTTACACAACAGCCAGTAGCCAAAGTTTTGCACAAATTGGTGAAGAATGGCTGGAAAAAGAGATTTATGTGGAGCATGTAGAATTATGACAAATAAAATTTATGAATATAAGGATGACCAGGATTGGTATGTTGGGTCTTATAGTATTTTTGGTGGCGTTAACAGTTTGAGCGACTATAAGACAGATTTTCCTCTGTTTGAATTCTCCAAAATATTTGGAGATGAAGAGTATGGTTTCCCGCTTTCAGTTACTGTTTTACGCTATGGTTCTACCTACCGTTTGTTCTCCTTTGTGGTAGACATGCTTAATCAAGAAATGGGACGAAACTTGGAAGTTATTCAACGTCATGGGGCCCTGCTCTTGGTTGAAAATGGGCAACTCTTGTATGTAGAATTGCCTAAAGAAGGGGTCAATGTTCATGATTTCTTTGAGACAAGCAAGGTCAGAGAAACCTTGTTGATTGCGACTCGTAACGAAGGCAAAACCAAGGAATTCCGAGCTATCTTTGATAAGTTAGGCTACGATGTGGAAAATCTTAATGACTACCCTGACCTGCCTGAAGTAGCAGAAACAGGTATGACCTTTGAAGAAAATGCCCGCCTTAAGGCAGAAACCATTTCTCAATTAACGGGCAAGATGGTTTTGGCAGATGATTCTGGTCTCAAAGTCGATGTCCTTGGTGGCTTACCAGGCGTCTGGTCAGCTCGTTTCGCAGGTGTGGGAGCAACTGACCGTGAAAATAATGCCAAACTCTTGCACGAATTGGCCATGGTCTTTGAACTCAAGGACCGCTCGGCTCAGTTCCACACAACCCTAGTCGTAGCCAGCCCAAATAAGGAAAGTTTAGTTGTTGAAGCAGACTGGTCAGGTTATATTAACTTTGAACCTAAGGGTGAAAATGGCTTTGGCTATGATCCCCTCTTCCTTGTAGGAGAGACAGGTAAGTCATCAGCTGAATTAACCCTGGAAGAAAAAAATAGTCAATCTCACCGTGCCTTAGCCGTTAAGAAACTTTTGGAGGTATTTCCATCATGGCAAAGCAAACCATCATTGTAATGAGCGATTCCCATGGCGATAGCTTGATTGTGGAAGAAGTCCGTGATCGCTATGTGGGCAAAGTCGATGCCGTTTTTCATAACGGCGATTCTGAACTACGTCCGGATTCTCCACTTTGGGAGGGCATCCGCGTTGTTAAAGGGAACATGGACTTCTACGCCGGCTACCCAGAACGTCTGGTGACTGAGCTTGGTTCGACCAAGATTATCCAAACTCATGGTCACTTGTTTGACATCAATTTCAACTTTCAAAAGTTGGACTACTGGGCTCAGGAGGAAGAGGCCGCTATCTGCCTCTATGGTCACTTGCATGTGCCAAGTGCTTGGTTGGAAGGCAAGATCCTCTTTCTAAATCCAGGTTCTATCAGTCAACCACGAGGTACCATCAGAGAATGTCTCTATGCTCGTGTGGAGATTGATGATAGTTACTTCAAAGTGGACTTTTTGACACGAGATCACGAGGTGTATCCAGGTTTGTCCAAGGAGTTTAGCCGATGATTGCCAAGGAGTTTGAGACTTTCTTGTTGGGGCAGGAGGAAACTTTTTTGACCCCTGCTAAAAATCTAGCTGTGTTGATTGATACCCACAATGCGGATCATGCGACCCTCTTGCTCAGTCAGATGACCTATACCCGTGTTCCCGTTGTGACAGATGAAAAACAGTTTGTTGGGACGATTGGACTCAGAGATATTATGGCTTATCAGATGGAGCATGACTTGAGCCAAGAAATCATGGCGGATACGGATATCGTTCATATGACAAAAACGGACGTAGCGGTTGTTTCGCCTGATTTCACCATTACGGAGGTCTTGCACAAGCTAGTAGATGAGTCCTTCTTACCGGTTGTGGATGCAGAGGGTATTTTCCAAGGGATTATTACGCGCAAGTCCATCCTCAAGGCCGTTAATGCCCTCTTGCATGACTTTAGTAAGGAATATGAGATTCGATGCCAATGAGAGACAGGATTTCAGCCTTTTTAGAGGAAAAGCAGGGCTTGTCTGTCAATTCCAAGCAGTCCTATAAGTATGATTTGGAGCAATTTTTAGACATGGTAGGTGAGCGGATTTCTGAGACCAGTCTCAAGATTTACCAAGCCCAGCTAGCCAATCTAAAAATCAGCGCCCAGAAGCGAAAGATTTCGGCCTGTAACCAATTTCTATACTTTCTCTATCAAAAAGGAGAGGTGGACAGCTTTTACCGCTTGGAATTAGCCAAACAAGCTGAAAAGAAGACGGAAAAGCCAGAGATTCTATACCTAGACTCTTTTTGGCAGGAAAGCGACCATCCAGAGGGCCGCTTGCTAGCGCTCTTAATCCTAGAAATGGGGCTCTTGCCCAGTGAGATTTTAGCCATCAAGGTTGCGGACATCAATCTGGATTTTCAGGTGTTGCGAATCAGCAAGGCTTCCCAACAGAGGATTGTCACCATTCCCACGGCCTTGCTTTCAGAATTGGAACCCTTGATGGGGCAGACCTATCTTTTTGAAAGAGGAGAGAAACCCTATTCTCGTCAGTGGGCCTTTCGTCAGTTAGAATCTTTTGTCAAGGAGAAAGGTTTTCCATCCTTATCAGCTCAAGTCTTACGTGAACAGTTTATTCTAAGACAAATAGAAAACAAGGTCGATTTGTACGAAATTGCAAAAAAATTAGGATTAAAAACAGTCCTGACCTTAGAAAAATATAGATAATGGATATTAAATTAAAAGATTTTGAAGGCCCCCTGGACTTGCTCTTGCATCTGGTTTCTAAGTACCAGATGGATATCTACGATGTGCCCATTACGGAAGTCATCGAACAGTATCTAGCCTATGTTTCAACCCTGCAGGCCATGCGTCTGGAAGTGACGGGTGAGTACATGGTCATGGCTAGTCAGCTCATGCTGATTAAGAGTCGTAAACTCCTTCCGAAGGTAGCAGAAGTGACAGACTTGGGGGATGACCTGGAGCAGGACCTCCTCTCTCAAATCGAAGAATATCGCAAGTTCAAGCTCTTGGGTGAGCACTTGGAAGCCAAGCACCAAGAACGGGCCCAGTATTATTCCAAAGCGCCGATAGAGTTGATTTACGAAGATGCGGAGCTTGTGCATGACAAGACGACCATTGACCTCTTTTTGGCTTTTTCAAATATCCTAGCCAAGAAAAAAGAGGAGTTTGCACAAAATCACACGACTATCTTGCGGGATGAGTATAAGATTGAGGACATGATGATTATCGTGAAAGAGTCCTTGATTGGACGAGATCAATTGCGCTTGCAGGATTTGTTCAAGGAAGCCCAGAATGTCCAAGAGGTCATCACCCTCTTTTTGGCAACCCTAGAGTTAATCAAAACCCAGGAGCTGATCCTCGTGCAAGAGGAGAGTTTTGGAGATATCTATCTCATGGAAAAGAAGGAAGAAAGTCAAGTGCCTCAAAGCTAGACTTGATAGAGAGGAAAGATGAGTACTTTAGCAAAAATAGAAGCGCTCTTGTTTGTAGCGGGTGAAGATGGGATTCGGGTCCGCCAGTTAGCTGAACTCCTCTCTCTGCCACCGACAGGCATCCAGCAGAGTTTAGGAAAATTAGCCCAGAAGTATGAAAAGGACCCAGATTCCAGTTTGGCTTTGATTGAGACAAGTGGTGCTTATAGATTGGTGACCAAGTCTCAATTTGCAGAGATTTTGAAGGAATACTCTAAGGCGCCTATCAACCAGAGCTTGTCTCGGGCTGCCCTTGAGACCTTGTCCATTATTGCCTACAAACAGCCGATTACGCGGATAGAAATTGATGCCATCCGTGGAGTTAACTCGAGTGGAGCCTTGGCAAAGTTGCAGGCTTTTGACCTGATAAAGGAAGACGGGAAAAAGGAAGTATTGGGGCGCCCCAACCTCTATGTGACTACGGATTATTTCCTAGATTACATGGGGATAAACCATTTAGAAGAATTACCAGTGATTGATGAGCTTGAGATTCAAGCCCAAGAAAGCCAATTATTTGGTGAAAGGATAGAAGAAGATGAGAATCAATAAGTATATTGCCCACGCAGGTGTGGCCAGTAGGAGAAAAGCAGAAGAGCTGATTAAGCAAGGCTTGGTGACGGTTAACGGCCAAGTGGTGCGTGAACTAGCAACCACTATCAAGTCAGGCGACAAGGTCGAAGTTGAAGGTCAACCTATCTACAACGAAGAAAAGGTCTACTATCTGCTTAACAAACCACGCGGTGTGATTTCCAGTGTGACAGATGATAAGGGTCGCAAGACGGTTGTCGACCTCTTGCCCAATGTCAAAGAGCGTATTTACCCTGTGGGTCGTTTGGACTGGGATACATCAGGTGTCTTGATTTTGACCAATGATGGGGACTTTACAGACGAGATGATTCACCCTCGTAATGAGATTGACAAGGTTTATGTCGCGCGTGTTAAGGGTGTGGCCAATAAGGACAATCTCCGCCCCTTGACCCGTGGTCTTGAGATTGATGGTAAGAAAACCAAGCCAGCTGTTTATGAAATTCTCAAAGTGGACCCAGTCAAAAATCGCTCTGTGGTGCAGTTGACCATCCATGAAGGGCGTAACCATCAGGTTAAAAAGATGTTTGAAGCTGTTGGTCTCCAAGTAGATAAGTTGTCTCGGACTCGTTTCGGACACCTAGACTTGACAGGACTCCGTCCAGGAGAATCCCGTCGTCTTAATAAAAAAGAAATCAGCCAACTACACACCATGGCTGTAACTAAGAAATAATGAAACGAATTTTAATAGCGCCTGTGCGCTTTTACCAACGTTTTATCTCACCAGTCTTTCCACCCTCTTGTCGCTTTGAGCTGACTTGTTCCAACTACATGATTCAGGCTATTGAAAAACATGGTTTTAAGGGGGTATTGATGGGCTTGGCTCGGATTTTACGTTGTCATCCCTGGTCGAAAACAGGTAAGGACCCCGTTCCAGACCACTTTTCCCTTAA encodes:
- the scpB gene encoding SMC-Scp complex subunit ScpB, with the translated sequence MSTLAKIEALLFVAGEDGIRVRQLAELLSLPPTGIQQSLGKLAQKYEKDPDSSLALIETSGAYRLVTKSQFAEILKEYSKAPINQSLSRAALETLSIIAYKQPITRIEIDAIRGVNSSGALAKLQAFDLIKEDGKKEVLGRPNLYVTTDYFLDYMGINHLEELPVIDELEIQAQESQLFGERIEEDENQ
- the yidD gene encoding membrane protein insertion efficiency factor YidD, which gives rise to MKRILIAPVRFYQRFISPVFPPSCRFELTCSNYMIQAIEKHGFKGVLMGLARILRCHPWSKTGKDPVPDHFSLKRNQEGE
- the cbpB gene encoding cyclic-di-AMP-binding protein CbpB, with the translated sequence MIAKEFETFLLGQEETFLTPAKNLAVLIDTHNADHATLLLSQMTYTRVPVVTDEKQFVGTIGLRDIMAYQMEHDLSQEIMADTDIVHMTKTDVAVVSPDFTITEVLHKLVDESFLPVVDAEGIFQGIITRKSILKAVNALLHDFSKEYEIRCQ
- a CDS encoding YneF family protein, which translates into the protein MDLLLAIVLIVLAFLGGALGGMYLVRKQIEKEFADNPRLNAEAVRTLLSANGQKPSEAKVQQVYHQIIRQQKAALANNKKKK
- a CDS encoding metallophosphoesterase, producing MAKQTIIVMSDSHGDSLIVEEVRDRYVGKVDAVFHNGDSELRPDSPLWEGIRVVKGNMDFYAGYPERLVTELGSTKIIQTHGHLFDINFNFQKLDYWAQEEEAAICLYGHLHVPSAWLEGKILFLNPGSISQPRGTIRECLYARVEIDDSYFKVDFLTRDHEVYPGLSKEFSR
- the xerD gene encoding site-specific tyrosine recombinase XerD, translated to MRDRISAFLEEKQGLSVNSKQSYKYDLEQFLDMVGERISETSLKIYQAQLANLKISAQKRKISACNQFLYFLYQKGEVDSFYRLELAKQAEKKTEKPEILYLDSFWQESDHPEGRLLALLILEMGLLPSEILAIKVADINLDFQVLRISKASQQRIVTIPTALLSELEPLMGQTYLFERGEKPYSRQWAFRQLESFVKEKGFPSLSAQVLREQFILRQIENKVDLYEIAKKLGLKTVLTLEKYR
- a CDS encoding nucleoside-triphosphate diphosphatase, whose translation is MTNKIYEYKDDQDWYVGSYSIFGGVNSLSDYKTDFPLFEFSKIFGDEEYGFPLSVTVLRYGSTYRLFSFVVDMLNQEMGRNLEVIQRHGALLLVENGQLLYVELPKEGVNVHDFFETSKVRETLLIATRNEGKTKEFRAIFDKLGYDVENLNDYPDLPEVAETGMTFEENARLKAETISQLTGKMVLADDSGLKVDVLGGLPGVWSARFAGVGATDRENNAKLLHELAMVFELKDRSAQFHTTLVVASPNKESLVVEADWSGYINFEPKGENGFGYDPLFLVGETGKSSAELTLEEKNSQSHRALAVKKLLEVFPSWQSKPSL
- the racE gene encoding glutamate racemase translates to MDNRPIGFLDSGVGGLTVVRELMRQLPHEEIVYIGDSARAPYGPRPAEQIREYTWQLVNFLLTKDVKMIVIACNTATAVVWEEIKAQLDIPVLGVILPGASAAIKSSQGGKIGVIGTPMTVQSDIYRQKIHDLDPDLQVESLACPKFAPLVESGALSTSVTKKVVYETLRPLVGKVDSLILGCTHYPLLRPIIQNVMGPKVQLIDSGAECVRDISVLLNYFEINRGRDAGPLHHRFYTTASSQSFAQIGEEWLEKEIYVEHVEL
- a CDS encoding segregation/condensation protein A, whose protein sequence is MDIKLKDFEGPLDLLLHLVSKYQMDIYDVPITEVIEQYLAYVSTLQAMRLEVTGEYMVMASQLMLIKSRKLLPKVAEVTDLGDDLEQDLLSQIEEYRKFKLLGEHLEAKHQERAQYYSKAPIELIYEDAELVHDKTTIDLFLAFSNILAKKKEEFAQNHTTILRDEYKIEDMMIIVKESLIGRDQLRLQDLFKEAQNVQEVITLFLATLELIKTQELILVQEESFGDIYLMEKKEESQVPQS
- a CDS encoding pseudouridine synthase produces the protein MRINKYIAHAGVASRRKAEELIKQGLVTVNGQVVRELATTIKSGDKVEVEGQPIYNEEKVYYLLNKPRGVISSVTDDKGRKTVVDLLPNVKERIYPVGRLDWDTSGVLILTNDGDFTDEMIHPRNEIDKVYVARVKGVANKDNLRPLTRGLEIDGKKTKPAVYEILKVDPVKNRSVVQLTIHEGRNHQVKKMFEAVGLQVDKLSRTRFGHLDLTGLRPGESRRLNKKEISQLHTMAVTKK